One region of Petroclostridium xylanilyticum genomic DNA includes:
- a CDS encoding YkgJ family cysteine cluster protein, with protein MTDVAFKDKHLIKTEEGFIINKKPCPFLTGIGCSIYECRPENCREYPFTHKDEIWSRLINLVENCAVCPVVFEIFERLKKYYGDEFEQYKEEYQELWG; from the coding sequence ATGACAGATGTTGCGTTCAAAGATAAGCATCTTATCAAAACAGAAGAAGGCTTTATAATAAATAAAAAACCCTGTCCGTTTTTAACAGGAATTGGTTGCTCAATCTATGAATGCAGGCCGGAAAATTGCAGGGAATATCCATTTACGCACAAAGATGAAATATGGTCAAGGCTCATCAACCTTGTTGAAAACTGTGCGGTTTGCCCTGTTGTGTTTGAAATTTTTGAACGCCTTAAGAAGTACTATGGGGATGAATTTGAACAATACAAAGAAGAATATCAGGAATTATGGGGATAG